The genomic segment CCAATTGTCTTTTGGTTTTATGAAATTCAAATAAATTCCACAAAACTTTTAGGCTTCAGAATGCTCTTTGCAGTGCATTTTAGCCACAAATGTCTGTGCGGAAGATGGGTACTGGAGTATGATCGATGATGGGTAGCTAAAGATCAGCTCTCAGTGGAATAAGGTGTCCTATGTACTGCCAGTGGTTGCTTCACTGACAACTGTACCTGATGTGGAAAAGCGAGGACGTGTGTTGGACTTTGTcgaaacaacattttttaaatgtggcttCATTTGTGGTCCATATATTGTGGACATTAATCCCCGATAGCCCTACTCGTGGTAAttttcacttgtttgttttttctctggaATTTCCTTCTTGAAAATGTTgctaaatatgttttataaagAAGAAATGTCTTTGAAATTCTTTTCTGTGATTCTGCCATTCTAAAAAATTGAAAGCTCCACTTTTTTCCTCGAGACACAAGGCCACTTGTTACATCAGTAACCGCAGGAGCACTGGAGGAGCAATTTGTTTCTTGTATACAGCTGTACTTTACAAAAATCatgtggttttttttacatcaaaacacataaataactgTTGTTCCTACCATCAAATGAAGGCTACGCATCACATTTTCTTCCCctgtgaacacatttcttttcatttgttctAGTCAGCAAAGTGCAGCTGCAAGAAGACTGAAAGAAGGGaaactttgaacattttttgGGCTTGGCACGAGTAAAAGCCGGGGCCACAGAGGGGTAAGGGGTTGGGGGAGGTCTACCTTCTCTGCTTGGTAATGACTTTCCAAGAAAACAGCTTCTACAGCCAGGTGGCTTGTGCTAACTGCCAAAGTAGTGAGTGTGGGAGCCCATGGCACAGTTCCCTCTTGTTAATCCTTGTTTTGTGTCCCCAGGAGACCTGAGGCTTACTGGCTCAGAGGGAGCAATGAGATGATATGAACTCACGTGTCAGCCAAGATGAGAATAGTGAGAGGATGGTCAATCCTAGTGAGGTACATTTGTCACGAAAAAATGTACACAGACAGCATCAGGAGATCTGCTGTGGCGACACATATCCTAATTGATGCATGGTTCGTGAGATCTTCGTGATTCGGTTTTAGCTCAGTTTTGATTTATCAGAAAGCCGATGAAGTTCAGAAGCAGTAATGAGTTGAGGATCTTAACCTCCACCTCAAGATCTGTAAACGTGGAGAAGTTCAACAGAGAGAGGTTTAGCCCAAGTTCTTATCAGCACGAATACTTTCTGAGACAGAGACGAGACTAATgtgcaaatattttacattagCTGAGCTGCCATCTCGCCCCGGCATTCCATTTATCTTTGGGAAAGTTTTAATCAGCTTTCATGTTCAGGAGAAATGTGGCCCGTGTAAATGAGCTCCAGACTTGGATAACTGTTCTATTTCCAAACTCTTGTCAGCATCTCCTAAAATACATCAGCTAAACATTAACAAACCAGTGAGCTCTTACATGTGTAGGTTTAAACAGCTGATGATTTGTGCATGTGCTTAAAGGAGCCAGGCTGTAGGAGggattcttcttctttgttttatgaTCAGTGTAAACATGCACTGTGGTTTCATGTGACTTTAATCACAATGGACCATGGGTCTGTTGCACAAAACTAGGATAAGGGATTAAGCCAggatatcttggttatcctggctcAATTTATCCGTGATCCAGTTGCACAAAAGCGGGATAGGGGGCAGTAGGATATGTTATGGTATAAGTTCCTatggagatttattctgtggagctagcctgctccagaccaggctaaGTTCCAGGATCTATTTAATCTCATCCCTTATCTCAGTCAGCAGTCACCACAAATGGAAACCAATAGTTATTCCACTGCCCACTACACATTGTTATCACATATAACTAGACCCACTgtcattatttaaatgtttgtgatcATTAATTTCAATAATTTTGGAAAAATTATGATTTTAGATGATGTTGCTATCATTAGATAATTTACAGTTTCCCATAGACTATAGGGCTATATATAAAATGACGGAATATTAGGGCCAcagagaaagattttttttttaaaaaatcacagacttcgagaataaagtcatacatttacgagaataaagtcataatattgtaACCCGTTGTTTTAGAGGAGGAGAGTTGTTAAAATGAGGGCTCTGGAGCATTTCGTGGAATTGTACTTCAGTATAGGTTTCACAAACAAGGAGATACTTAATCTTTTGGCATATCAGCATCACATTGTCATAAGTATCAGGACTTTTAAAAGAATATGCAAAGAAATGCATCTTTTCCGCAGAAAGAACCAGTCTCATAAAtgtatgactttttctttcatccTCAGTGTGGCCCAAATACTCTCTTGTATAAAATACACAtcccatataaatataaatgcacatcaaagtgtaacattatgttcctttattgaataaggacaaagcaaaacaggtaaaccatcagctcctttcaaaACTGAAGTCACATAGTGACTCGACAAGATGGAAAGCACAGAATGAAAGcatattatacaacacaaggataaatacacattcaaaggTCTGTATAATACACTCCACATGTctgcacactgaaataaatgcaggacaaatccatacacatcaaatgaacagacaaATAAATGGATGCAGTAGCCTCCCTGCAAGCTTCAGTatacagcacaaacatcatAAGAGgccaaatcaatttaaattaaattaataaaacaaacaaacaaaaaacacactgcaggacatGTTTAACTGAAATGTAAAGCATGCATATCaactaaaataatttaacacatATTGGTCCCTCACTCGCCATTGTCAGTAGCAGGAAGGAACACAACATTTTGGGCCTTCATATAGGCTATTGGCTCACTTGACTTTACGAGGattgaccttttatttttttatttaagatgtgTCATCTTCTTGGAGCTGGGGGAGGAACGGAGAataatgattaatacatttgtgttacagtCAACATACAGTGAGCATTGAAGGCATAACTCACCTCCCGctcaagttttttctttttaaggtcCAATTTTCTAATTGttctcttttattattatttcggACTCCAGTGCAaggttttccatctttttcttcttataCTGCATATCTATATCTGCCAGTTGTATTTGGCGCCGGaggtggttattattattattattattattattattattattattattattattattatctcatCTATTTATCAAAGAGTTATACATTCTGATGGagttacatttacacagttGCACTCATATCTGCAgtccatttcaattaaaaattcAACTGATTCATAATCAGAGTACAACTGCGttttgtaattgtgttgttTCAGCGGAGCGTTGAGTGTGTAATTGTGCACTACTTACGCATTCAGGCGGTCAGCAATACTTTGCCACGCTTTTTCTCTTCGCTTTATCACTGTGGCGGTGttgcctttctttttaattatgtctTTTACCTCCTCATATGGCTCCATGAGGATTTCTGCCTCCGGCGGGGAAAAGTAAGCCGCTCTtcttgccatggtgaatcagtgaatctgtgaTCGGTGGCGGGGTCTATGTGAGAGAGCCGTGAGCGCACACTTATCCAGGATTGGTTTCACCTGGCTTGATGAATCTGCTCATCCTGGCTTGGTCTTTGTGCAACCAATTAAGCCTGGACGCTCTTGTTTTGGATTCATTGAGCTCAGCTCAGTCACTTATCCTGGATGTCTTAATCCTACTTTTGTGCAACGGGCCCCAGTTGTTCAATCCAGTTGCTCAAAccttcagtttttgttgttcaGAACATTTCAATAGGATTTGGATAACTTCGAtccaaaaaaaacaggattatccTGATCCCAACAGGAAGTAGGATTTCAAGGTGgatttcaggaaaaaaaaaatgtagtaaaaCTTTGAAATTGGTCAAATAATGCATTTGTATCATTTAGTGTATAATACTTTTACTTATATTTTGCACTTGACTTGTTTAACCGTTACAGTGATAAAGTAGATAAAGTAGACATAGGCTACCAATTAAGCCTTTCAGTAtagtaaagttaaaaaaaaaacagattttaataacaaacaaaattaatatattaaatgtttctgtcattcatcactgtatattaatttcaaagaaacaatcatCAAGGATGAAcctttcgtttcgttttcttccgctttctccatgagggtcgcgggtgatgttaccgctttataCCACCTTGGACTCCTAggcgagtcgccagctcatcgcagggccttTACTGATGGCAGTCGCTGCCAcaaaggtgccaactgcacatcaggagcaatttggggtttagttgctcaaggatacttcggcatgtagctcagtcccgctgCTGTCCCGTTGCTGGTTCGAGTCCCTGGCTCGAGTCCCTGgctcgaaccagcaaccttccggttaactagtcctcagctctacccactgagccactgaGCTAACAATTGCATCCCTGACTACACGTCCAGTCAGTCCCTCATTCTGACAGAACGCCAGAGGTTGGTCTGGTTCTTCAACAGGCTCAGGTGCAtcataaacatcatcacagagaGGGACATTGCGCCCGGTAGCGATGTTGTGCAGGACAATACACGCAAGTATTATGTTGCATGCTCCCTGTGGCTCCACTCACAAGTAGTTAAGGCATGCAAAGCGTCTCTTCAGAACTCCAATTTAAACTCTCAATtgcacatcttgttttgcaaTTAGCAGTGTTGAAGCGTGGCTGCGCAGGTGTGGTTGCTGCAAGGAAATGAGTCATCAGCCATGGTAGGAGTCGATAGGGTCTGTCTCCTAATATGCCATCAGATCGATTGGTTTAGAGCACTGGTAATCCGGATTTGGTAATCTTGAAAACTGTATCTGGATCAAGGTGATCCAATCCAATGTTTCGCTGAAAAACCGGCATAAAAGTAGGCTAAGACAGATTACCTGATCCTGGATAGCCAAAAATGGGATTTCCAAATCCGGATAATTTTGATCCAGATTAAATGTCTTGAAACACTGGTCCTTTAAGGTTaattcaatgtgtgtgtgtgtgtctctttctcAGGCTGATTAACTGGTGTGATGTAACTGCGTTTTGGCACGTTGTGATCCACTCCTTTTGCAACGACAGGATGGATCCcgcagcttgtgtgtgtgtgtgtgtgtgtgtgtgtgaagggggaAACGCCCACAACCGAATACAGAGTTATCCCTCCCTTCTTTTGAGGCGAACATCCAATCCTCATCCACTTCTGAGGTTGTACAAGCAACTATTTAAAAAGCGCTCCACAACACAATCCCAGCTGACATTACATTACCACACACGGAGGACTGCGTTTTTGCACGTGCCAGGAACGTGCATTTTGCAGATGTGAACTCTGCTGCCCGTCGACTTTGCGGGAGACTCAATCATCAAACACCGCTTTTTACTCtcgggaaaaaagaaaacccgATAGGTATCTACACAATGGCAATCCTGAATAAATTTACGACAGCATGTTGGAAGAATTTTCAAGGCGACCGGCCAAACAGGCAGCTGTTCTCCATTGTACGCGCCTTACACAAGTCAGCAGCCAGCGAGGCTTTGGGAATCTCCGCGGCAGGAGAAGAAACCATGGCCAAGAGACTGATCACGCCGGCGAATGTCGGCGAGAAAACCACAATCAAGACACTGAAGGAGATGCCTGGACCTAGCAACTTATCCAACATTATCGAGTTCTTCTGGAGAGACGGGTTCAGCAGAATTCACGAAATTCAGGTAACGAAGGCCTCCAACttgaaaaaatgtctttgtttccaACTAGTGGCAAAGAGTCTGCCAAATTCGCCACCTATGCGTAAAATGGCACAGACCGTTGCGTAAAAGCGCACCAGGCGTTTGGCCGCAGGGTTAGGGTACCAGTGTCATTACCCTCCGATGGGTTGTGTTGCTGATCTCGTCTGGAGACTTGACAGAAATTTATGAGACATTATATCATCACACatcttcatttatttctttaatgtgtGTGAATATTCTTTATTTCCAAGCCATTGTACTGATTTTTAAAAGTGGAGTACACACATACCTTGTATTTGATTGTACATGTTTTACATTAGCATTGGAGATATTTCTTAATTTAATCTGGAAATAATCTAAGTGATAAGATTGTAAAGTGTcctattaacacatttttgtgtgaCTTGAGTTCTTGAGAAGTCAGGACAGAGGACAAGATCAGATCAAATGCAGATGACACATCAGCATTCTCCTCAACAGGGGTTTATTTGGTAACGGCTGTTTGAACAGCACCATTTTCCATTCAAATATAGATAATCCACTTTTACTTAACCAACACTATGTGTTTGGTTAAGGCATAAAAGCTGACCAGGTCTGTAGCAGCTCTTCAGAAGTAATGTCAGTGCTGACTttaaacaaaactcattacgtcataacaatgttgtgtGATTTGCTGAAAACTTGtctgtaacgctgtgatcctacttAAGtgacagtgcagaaacaagtggctgagacagagacagcatTCACCCTGTTACGAGACACTGTACCATGAAATTGATTTTGAAGGGGTTATTTAAGGTGAAAAAGTCACACTGTTGCCTCATAAGGTGAACATAGTCAAACAAGAAACGGGTACGAGAACTAATCTACTGATGTCCCTTCTGCCTCTATAGATGAAGCACAGGCAGATGTATGGCAAAATTTTCAAATCCCGTTTCGGGCCCCAGATGGTGGTGTCGGTTGCTGACCGTGATCTGGTGGCGGAAGTCCTCAGGGCCGAGGGTGTGGCCCCTCAGAGAGCCAACATGGAGTCCTGGAAGGAGTACAGAGACATGAGAGGCCGTTCCACCGGACTCATCTCAGCGTGAGTCCCCCTTTTTAATCTTTGAGTCTGGACAAGCATTATTGACTTGAGAGTTGACAGGGTTATCACTTCAGTTACCGTATGTTCAGATGGGCACAGCACAAAGCTTCTGTGGGATACATTTCCAGGGTCAGCACACGTCTTGTGTGCATGCTCTATACTCCTCGAAACGCTGCTCTTGTATCTATAAACTTCTGGCAGCAGTTCTTAACAGATTCACTGCTAtgtctgtgaatgtgttaaTACAAGACAGTTCACAAGAATGCCAGAGGTTCACCTTGTCTCCCATCTCCTGTTTTttccagagagggagaggagtggTTGAAGATGCGCAGCGTGCTCAGGCAGCTCATCATGCGCCCGCGTGACGTCGCGGTCTTCTCCGATGACGTGAACGAGGTGGTAGACGACCTGATAAAGAGAATTAGCATCCTACGCACCGAGCACTCTGATGGCGCGACTGTCTTCAATGTGAATGACCTCTTCTTCAAATACGCCATGGAAGGTTGGTAAACGCTGTCTGTGAAACAATTCAAAGTTTGCAGGATGGATTTTAAAAGAAGAGTGCAGATGTAGTAGAAATAGATAGGAGGGGGGGGAAGGAGGTCAGTGAGGCTGTCGGAGAGAATGAGATGCTGGCGAAGAAGTAATAGCAGAGAGAAAGTTGACAGGAATAAGGAAAGTACTTTTCAATCTTCTAAAATGTAGGCTTTCCACATGATGATGCTCATCACGTCCTGACAATTACCAACTGCTCAAGCTGCCACGGCGCTAATGCGCAAAAGTACATACTATTGATGTATCCAGTGATGGGACAGGAATCCTTTTCACTGCTTTCCGACTACACAGAAAAGTTACATTaaactccctctccctcttcctcttcatcgtGTTCATCTTCACAGGTGTGGCGGCCATTTTGTATGAGTGCCGACTAGGCTGTTTGGAAAACCACATTCCCCAGGAAACCCAAGACTACATCAGTGCACTGCACCTCATGTTCAGCTCCTTCAAGACGACCATGTACGCCGGGGCGATCCCCAAGTGGCTCCGACCTGTCATCCCCAAACCATGGGAGGAGTTCTGTCTCTCCTGGGACGGCCTCTTCAAATTCAGTGAGTGGTCGAAAGATTATAAAGCTCACGGTACCCCAGTCCGTGGAACAAACTGCCCCCATACATCAGATCTGCCCCCTCTATTGAGTTGTACAGCTAAAGACCCACCTCTTTTCTTTGGCTTCTATCATACTTAACTTGTGATGGATAAATAAGCCTTCATAATAGCTGTGTTACTAGTTTTTATACTTCTTGAACAACATTGAAAACAATCAAACATTAACTAAAATTACCAACGGACTGGTTAGAAGTGACAGTTTTGAGGTtatgatgtctatgtattgtgctgTAGGGCTATCTCTGGAATCTAACTTGCATactaaagctcctgtgctaacaCCAACATGCCCAGTTTTGGCCGCTAGATGAATTCCAaaatgagctaactagctaatagACCGTTTTCCTGTGATAGGAtaatgttatgctgctgtgCTCCAAATTTCAAGTCAACTGAGGAGATGATGGAAAGTAcccgttagctaacgttagtattcaaccacttcctagcttaCATTTCCGTTTTAATTATATCTCAATTTCAGTTTACACCTTTAGGTTTAAATACATGTGTCCAGAATATATGTTTGATATTTCAGAACTAACATACGCCTTTCCCCTCATATCGTGTGACATGTATcaaacagtaacgttagctaggaagtggctgaatgctaatgctagctatcATGctataaaatatgttgtttaaccttgaaatatggccagaTGTACTTCAGGATTTTAACCACCCATCGtattttcagttgctgatcaaccAGAAAGCGGCGAAATTAGAACAACTTGTCAGACCTCCTACTTTTATAGGACTTGCAACCAGGAACACAGCAGTACAACATCCCTGATGTGAAGTCAGAGGATCAGGACGGCCCTGTGATTATAGTCTATGACCGCTACAGTTGgaagcagttagtggttactcttTTGATATGGTACCCCGTTTGTTTTTAGTATGAAATCAACAAGTGGCCGAGTTTTACATATTGTTGTTTCAGTGAACTGTCTTCCTACATTACCCTGAGTACTTCCATAACAAAAAGGGTCTCCCAGCAATTTAGTGCTGCACCTCCAAAAAGCTGGAGGCAAaggaaagattaaaaaaatgtaagtcTTGGCAGAGGACGATGATGTATTCTGACACCAAGGTCCAAAAACACTTGATGCTGTGGAGTCTTTGTTAAGTAATTGTAGTCTCCAAGCAGAAGCCGATATAACTAAAGCCAACATCAGGAGTTATCTTTTCAGACTTGACAAAGCTTCTCCAGAGCCAGAGAAGACGTTATACAAATATTTTCACAGGGTGAGGAGAAATGTAATGCCCCTGTAAGATTTCCATTTTCCAGGGACCACGACGGCTTTAAATCTTAATGAAGTTTATTCATCCTTTTTTGTCCTCATGTTAGACCTGTACTAGAtcgtgtccttgttgtaaacaCATTGGATAATACTGTTTCTGTGGTGCTTTGTGATAtacaaataagtaaaagttTAGGTCTGCAAacctttttcaaaatgttttagaaaAAATAGCCTGGCATTAATAGAAAGGAATGTGGATTTGCATGTAAATCTTCATTGCTGGACCATGGGGGCTGTGGCAGTGTGGGGTTCCTCTGTTATATAACTTGTTCTTTCCTCCCTTTCATTTCCTTCACTACCATCCCTCACCTCCCCACTCCCCCTCTTTCCTTTTCATCCCACCTTCTCCATCTTTGTCCGATCGCAGGCCGCATTCACGTTGATAAGAGGCTTGCGGAGATCAAGTCCCAGCTGGAGCGGGGACAGGAGGTGCAGGGAGGGCTgctcacacacatgctcatTACCAGGGAGATGAGCGTAGAGGAGATCTACGCCAACGTAACAGAGATGCTACTGGCGGGGGTCGACacggtgtgtctgtgtgtctctctgtgtgtctctctgtgtgtgtgtgtgtgtgtgtgtgtgtgtgtgtgtgtgtgttttatgcagAAGCCTTAAAGGACATGTGCAGAGAGGGATTCGAGGAGTGTAGAGATGCAGTGAGTGTGGCTTTAGCCGGAGGTGGAGGGGTTGggaggtgcatgtgtgtgcctctgtctttgtgtgtgtgagtcagtgttGAGTTTCAAGGGTTGGGTTTCTGGCGCCATATTTGTGCCTGTGTAGCTGTGCCAGCGTCAGGTCAGAGCAGTGAATCGGGGGGTTACTCGGTGTCCCACTGACAAACTTGTTCTCGCTCGGATTTAGTTTCTTGtcatttgtctctgtctgttagATTTACACAGGGGggcttttgtcttcttttttttttctcctctgcgagacatctgtgttgtgtgttcacGTGTTGCCACATCAGAACTTAATTAGATGGCACTGGCTTATGATTAAGgctgttgttttcatgtcaGTGAAGTATCATTTCTGGGAAAgttttatgccttttttttaattggcaGAATGAAAATTACAGAAATGGGAAAACACTGGGAAGGAGTGAAggtgtgacatcagacaattAAAGGTATATTTAATAAAACTTTGAGAccaaaaagatcatgttttttaCCCATaagaatgatttttttcaacTCTGTCAGACTCATCTGgtacatatgtatgtgtatttgcatctgtgtgtgcactCAGTGCACTGCCTAATTTGTTTGGGGTACTGTCAGATTAATGAGAATTGCGTCTGCAGAGTGTTTTGTTCTGAGCTGGGTGCTACAGGAtgaaagggtgtgtgtgtttttgttgaactTGTTGCAACGGCCACGTCTCGACAGGGGGTGGACTTAGCTGAGCCATTACCTGACCCCTTGGTGCATTTGCCTTTACTCAGCACACACAAGAGCTGTCAAGACACGTTAGCCACAGCCAGAGTTATAGCACAGACTGGGCAGAGGTGAGACGAGGGGGAGAATAAAGGGGGTACGCTCGTGGAAGGGGGACGCTGTCGTGAAACAGCGaagattggggggggggggggggggtgcgggCGTTGGGAGTACGATGGTTGTTAGTAAAATGCAGAGAAGATGTGGGCCGATAGCGGGGAGAGGCCTAAGCCTTCAAGAGCTGTGTTTGGATGAGCTTGTGTCATATGATTCCTCCTTTGTCTGAGGTGTTGCCAGCATCTGTCCCAGCTGGGGTCAATTAGGTGAAAGTTGGTTAGATGGGAAGAGGGTGATGACAAtgcaggaggaagagcaggggTAAGAGGGCTGGATGGAAAGAGACAGGATGCCAGGAAGAGAAGTGAGATGTGGGTGTGGGTACCTAAGCGTACGGTAAAAACAGGGTGTCAGTACGGGAAAGATGATTTTCATATCATTTTTTCTCATCCGCCCACATCattgaaattgaaatgtcaGTGACGTGCGAGTCAGAAGTGGGAAGAGTTGGGACAATTGAGAACAGGGAGATAACTGTAATGAGAGCGTGGGCTGGTTGCAGTAACggaaagaggaaatgaaaatgatcagGATGGCACAACATGTGTGGGAGAAGCTTGAGTAATGATATATATGggaaatttgaaaaatggagggagggagaaatgaCCTAAAATTCCATTTGATttctgtgatttaaaaaaataattaattggattgttttttattctgtgtATGCTAGTTACATCTGATGGAAACTGCACACTGCACTGCTCCCAAATGTGTGGCTCACCTCAGTGCTTTTTGGAATAAAGGGCCGGGAGTGCAGCTGGTCGAGTGGACTCGAGTGTTTGTCTGCTCAGCACGTGGAATTGGCCCCCTCTCCCTCAAAGCCCCTCACTGTTTCCTAACCCTTACGCAACATCACAGCCACTCTTGTATCAGCTAGTATTGCAGTCAAACCTGTTACAAAACAGATTTAATAGATGAGCTAATGGACAATAGTAGTATACTggacatcatttttttaaaatacccTTTTCTGTTCTCCTAGACATCCTTCACTCTTTCGTGGGCCAGCTATCTGTTAGCGCAACACCCTCACATACAGCAGCAAATCTTTACAGAAGTGACGAAGACTCTGGGACCTGGAGCAGTGGCGACAGCCGATGACGTACCTCGTCTGCCTCTCATCAGAGGGTTGGTCAAAGAGACTCTGAGGTACAGGCTGCATGAATTTTTAAACTCTTCTATTGTTTTTTGAAGGTTTGCGTATTTGCTGTCCCTCGTCATGTTGGAAACAATTCGGCAACAGACTTTTAAAATTAGGGGTCACCTTTGTTGTACGTGTTCACATGagtatttattaatttgttcaTAATCCTTCTCAGtgtgttgcttctctttgtccagTAATCTAATATGGAAACTTTGTAATGGTTTAATGTATAGTTCTGTTGAATAACAGTCTTTGTGCGCCCCTCCCTGGGAGCAGGCTTTTTCCAGTTCTCCCAGGCAACGGACGGATTACCCAGGATGACTTGGTGGTGGGCGGATACTTCATCCCCAAAGGGGTAAGACTGATGAAGACATAATAGATGCGAGCCTtccagtgtgtgcatgtgcttaAGAGAAAGCATGACCATTAGCGTTAGCCAAAAATAATTACAGTGGAGCAAGATGTAACGTGATCCTGCATTACTCATCTCTCGTACAGATGCATGACACAAATGGTCCAGCTGTTTTCATGACCCagctcacattttttttttctgtttattcccTCTGTTAGACTCAGTTGGCCCTGTGTCACTACTCCACATCTTTGGAGGAAGAGAACTTCCCTGATGCTTTAGACTTCCAACCGGAGCGCTGGATAAGGAAACATACCACAGATCGTGTCGACAACTTTGGCTCACTTCCCTTTGGCTACGGCATCAGAAGCTGCATTGGAAAGAGAATAGCAGAGTTAGAGATGCATCTC from the Sparus aurata chromosome 4, fSpaAur1.1, whole genome shotgun sequence genome contains:
- the cyp27c1 gene encoding cytochrome P450 27C1 is translated as MAILNKFTTACWKNFQGDRPNRQLFSIVRALHKSAASEALGISAAGEETMAKRLITPANVGEKTTIKTLKEMPGPSNLSNIIEFFWRDGFSRIHEIQMKHRQMYGKIFKSRFGPQMVVSVADRDLVAEVLRAEGVAPQRANMESWKEYRDMRGRSTGLISAEGEEWLKMRSVLRQLIMRPRDVAVFSDDVNEVVDDLIKRISILRTEHSDGATVFNVNDLFFKYAMEGVAAILYECRLGCLENHIPQETQDYISALHLMFSSFKTTMYAGAIPKWLRPVIPKPWEEFCLSWDGLFKFSRIHVDKRLAEIKSQLERGQEVQGGLLTHMLITREMSVEEIYANVTEMLLAGVDTTSFTLSWASYLLAQHPHIQQQIFTEVTKTLGPGAVATADDVPRLPLIRGLVKETLRLFPVLPGNGRITQDDLVVGGYFIPKGTQLALCHYSTSLEEENFPDALDFQPERWIRKHTTDRVDNFGSLPFGYGIRSCIGKRIAELEMHLLLTRLIQKFHIGMSPLTDDVKAKTHGLLCPAAPIHLQFIDRET